In one Balaenoptera ricei isolate mBalRic1 chromosome 20, mBalRic1.hap2, whole genome shotgun sequence genomic region, the following are encoded:
- the GGA3 gene encoding ADP-ribosylation factor-binding protein GGA3 isoform X1 — translation MAEAEGESLESWLNKATNPSNRQEDWEYIIGFCDQINKELEGPQIAVRLLAHKIQSPQEWEAVQALTVLEACMKNCGRRFHNEVGKFRFLNELIKVVSPKYLGDRVSEKVKTKVIELLYSWTLALPEESKIKDAYHMLKRQGIVQSDPLIPMDRTLIPSPPPRPKNPVFDDEEKSKLLAKLLKSKNPDDLQEANKLIKSMVKEDEARIQKVTKRLHTLEEVNNNVKLLSEMLLHYSKEDSSEADKELMKELFDRCESKRRTLFKLASETEDNDSSLGDILQASDNLSRVINSYKTVIEGQVINGEVVTSAIPDSEGKHRSSNQGTLIDLAELDTPSSLSPVLAPAPCPSGIPVLPPPPQASGPGRSHSSSQAEAPPGPSSTGHTLSLLDEELLCLGLTDPAPCAPPRESAGNSQWPLFQKERSNLDFFSPKPGTGACSLSDGPLLQPSAAPAGNSQAPVVPASVPAPPAGSFSFSTGLAPALAPKAEPAAPGHHGSALGDSTLRQLDALDQLLEEAKATSGLVKPVSSGFFAGAATSPLLPTSASARPLLPFSTGPGSPLFQPPAFQPQGSPMQGPELSLTSVHVPLESIKPSSALPVTAYDKNGFRILFHFAKECPPGRPDVLVVVVSMLNTAPLPIKSIVLQAAVPKSMKVKLQPPSGTELSPFSPIQPPAAITQVMLLANPLKEKARLRYRLTFALGEQLSTEVGEVDQFPPVEQWGNL, via the exons ATAAAGCCACCAATCCTTCCAACCGCCAGGAGGACTGGGAATACATAATTGGCTTTTGTGATCAGATCAACAAAGAGCTTGAAGG GCCACAGATCGCCGTCCGACTGCTGGCCCATAAGATCCAGTCTCCGCAGGAATGGGAGGCAGTCCAGGCCCTGACG GTGCTGGAGGCCTGCATGAAGAACTGTGGGAGGAGATTTCATAACGAAGTGGGAAAGTTCCGGTTTTTGAATGAGTTGATCAAAGTCGTCTCTCCAAAG TACCTGGGGGACAGGGTGTCTGAGAAAGTGAAGACCAAGGTTATTGAGCTGCTTTATAGCTGGACGTTGGCCCTGCCGGAAGAATCAAAGATCAAGGATGCCTACCACATGTTGAAGAGACAGG GCATTGTGCAGTCTGACCCGCTCATCCCTATGGACAGGACCCTGATCCCCTCTCCGCCACCTCGTCCCAAAAACCCTGTTTTTGATGATGAGGAGAAGTCCAAG CTTTTAGCCAAGTTGTTGAAAAGCAAAAACCCAGACGACCTGCAGGAGGCCAACAAGCTCATCAAGTCCATGGTGAAGGAA GATGAGGCGCGGATCCAGAAGGTGACCAAGCGTCTGCACACTTTAGAGGAGGTCAATAACAACGTAAAGCTGCTCAGTGAGATGCTGCTTCATTACAGCAAAGAGGATTCTTCAGAGGCAGATAAAGAGCTCATGAAG GAGCTGTTTGATCGGTGTGAGAGCAAGAGGCGGACGTTATTCAAACTAGCCAGCGAGACAGAGGACAACGACAGTAGTTTAG GGGACATCCTGCAGGCCAGTGACAACCTCTCCCGGGTCATCAACTCTTATAAAACAGTCATTGAAGGGCAGGTCATCAATGGTGAGGTGGTCACCTCAGCCATTCCTGACTCTGAAG GAAAGCACCGCTCCAGTAACCAGGGCACTCTCATTGACCTTGCCGAGTTGGACACGCCGAGCAGCTTGTCCCCAGTGCTGGCCCCCGCGCCCTGCCCTTCGGGCATCCCTGTCCTCCCTCCGCCCCCCCAGGCCTCGGGACCCGGGCGTAGCCACTCGTCCAGCCAGGCCGAGGCGCCCCCGGGACCCAGCAGCACAGGCCACACCCTCAGCCTGCTGGACGAGGAGCTGCTCTGCTTGG GTCTCACTGACCCAGCCCCCTGTGCTCCTCCCAGAGAGTCAGCCGGAAACAGCCAGTGGCCCCTGTTCCAG AAGGAACGCTCGAACCTGGACTTCTTCAGCCCCAAACCCGGGACTGGTGCCTGTAGCCTCTCAGATGGGCCTCTCCTGCAGCCCTCAGCAGCCCCCGCAGGCAACTCCCAGGCCCCCGTGGTCCCAGCCAGCGTTCCGGCCCCCCCGGCAGGCTCCTTCTCGTTTTCCACTGGCCTGGCCCCAGCTTTGGCCCCCAAGGCTGAGCCCGCGGCCCCCGGGCACCATGGTTCAGCTTTGGGCGACAGCACCCTGCGCCAGCTGGACGCCCTTGATCAGCTTCTAGAAGAGGCCAAAGC gaCCTCAGGCCTGGTGAAACCCGTCTCCTCCGGCTTCTTCGCTGGCGCTGCcacctcccctctgctccccaccaGCGCCTCAGCTAGacctctcctccccttctccacgGGGCCCGGCAGCCCTCTCTTCCAGCCACCTGCCTTCCAGCCCCAGGGCAGCCCCATGCAGGGGCCCGAGCTCTCCCTGACCAGTGTCCACGTCCCCCTGGAGTCTATCAAGCCTA GCAGCGCCCTTCCTGTGACAGCCTATGATAAAAATGGCTTCCGCATCCTCTTCCATTTTGCCAAGGAGTGTCCTCCAGGACGGCCTGACGTGCTGGTGGTGGTAGTGTCCATGCTGAACACGGCTCCCTTGCCTATCAAGAGCATCGTGCTGCAGGCTGCAGTGCCCAAG tCAATGAAAGTGAAGTTGCAGCCACCCTCTGGGACAGAACTCTCTCCGTTTAGCCCCATCCAGCCACCTGCAGCCATCACCCAGGTCATGCTGCTGGCCAATCCACTGAAG GAGAAGGCGAGGCTTCGGTACAGGCTGACCTTCGCCTTGGGGGAGCAGCTGAGCACGGAGGTGGGTGAGGTGGACCAGTTCCCTCCTGTGGAGCAGTGGGGGAACCTATGA
- the GGA3 gene encoding ADP-ribosylation factor-binding protein GGA3 isoform X2: MAEAEGESLESWLNKATNPSNRQEDWEYIIGFCDQINKELEGPQIAVRLLAHKIQSPQEWEAVQALTVLEACMKNCGRRFHNEVGKFRFLNELIKVVSPKYLGDRVSEKVKTKVIELLYSWTLALPEESKIKDAYHMLKRQGIVQSDPLIPMDRTLIPSPPPRPKNPVFDDEEKSKLLAKLLKSKNPDDLQEANKLIKSMVKEDEARIQKVTKRLHTLEEVNNNVKLLSEMLLHYSKEDSSEADKELMKELFDRCESKRRTLFKLASETEDNDSSLGDILQASDNLSRVINSYKTVIEGQVINGEVVTSAIPDSEGKHRSSNQGTLIDLAELDTPSSLSPVLAPAPCPSGIPVLPPPPQASGPGRSHSSSQAEAPPGPSSTGHTLSLLDEELLCLGLTDPAPCAPPRESAGNSQWPLFQKERSNLDFFSPKPGTGACSLSDGPLLQPSAAPAGNSQAPVVPASVPAPPAGSFSFSTGLAPALAPKAEPAAPGHHGSALGDSTLRQLDALDQLLEEAKATSGLVKPVSSGFFAGAATSPLLPTSASARPLLPFSTGPGSPLFQPPAFQPQGSPMQGPELSLTSVHVPLESIKPRVSSRTA, encoded by the exons ATAAAGCCACCAATCCTTCCAACCGCCAGGAGGACTGGGAATACATAATTGGCTTTTGTGATCAGATCAACAAAGAGCTTGAAGG GCCACAGATCGCCGTCCGACTGCTGGCCCATAAGATCCAGTCTCCGCAGGAATGGGAGGCAGTCCAGGCCCTGACG GTGCTGGAGGCCTGCATGAAGAACTGTGGGAGGAGATTTCATAACGAAGTGGGAAAGTTCCGGTTTTTGAATGAGTTGATCAAAGTCGTCTCTCCAAAG TACCTGGGGGACAGGGTGTCTGAGAAAGTGAAGACCAAGGTTATTGAGCTGCTTTATAGCTGGACGTTGGCCCTGCCGGAAGAATCAAAGATCAAGGATGCCTACCACATGTTGAAGAGACAGG GCATTGTGCAGTCTGACCCGCTCATCCCTATGGACAGGACCCTGATCCCCTCTCCGCCACCTCGTCCCAAAAACCCTGTTTTTGATGATGAGGAGAAGTCCAAG CTTTTAGCCAAGTTGTTGAAAAGCAAAAACCCAGACGACCTGCAGGAGGCCAACAAGCTCATCAAGTCCATGGTGAAGGAA GATGAGGCGCGGATCCAGAAGGTGACCAAGCGTCTGCACACTTTAGAGGAGGTCAATAACAACGTAAAGCTGCTCAGTGAGATGCTGCTTCATTACAGCAAAGAGGATTCTTCAGAGGCAGATAAAGAGCTCATGAAG GAGCTGTTTGATCGGTGTGAGAGCAAGAGGCGGACGTTATTCAAACTAGCCAGCGAGACAGAGGACAACGACAGTAGTTTAG GGGACATCCTGCAGGCCAGTGACAACCTCTCCCGGGTCATCAACTCTTATAAAACAGTCATTGAAGGGCAGGTCATCAATGGTGAGGTGGTCACCTCAGCCATTCCTGACTCTGAAG GAAAGCACCGCTCCAGTAACCAGGGCACTCTCATTGACCTTGCCGAGTTGGACACGCCGAGCAGCTTGTCCCCAGTGCTGGCCCCCGCGCCCTGCCCTTCGGGCATCCCTGTCCTCCCTCCGCCCCCCCAGGCCTCGGGACCCGGGCGTAGCCACTCGTCCAGCCAGGCCGAGGCGCCCCCGGGACCCAGCAGCACAGGCCACACCCTCAGCCTGCTGGACGAGGAGCTGCTCTGCTTGG GTCTCACTGACCCAGCCCCCTGTGCTCCTCCCAGAGAGTCAGCCGGAAACAGCCAGTGGCCCCTGTTCCAG AAGGAACGCTCGAACCTGGACTTCTTCAGCCCCAAACCCGGGACTGGTGCCTGTAGCCTCTCAGATGGGCCTCTCCTGCAGCCCTCAGCAGCCCCCGCAGGCAACTCCCAGGCCCCCGTGGTCCCAGCCAGCGTTCCGGCCCCCCCGGCAGGCTCCTTCTCGTTTTCCACTGGCCTGGCCCCAGCTTTGGCCCCCAAGGCTGAGCCCGCGGCCCCCGGGCACCATGGTTCAGCTTTGGGCGACAGCACCCTGCGCCAGCTGGACGCCCTTGATCAGCTTCTAGAAGAGGCCAAAGC gaCCTCAGGCCTGGTGAAACCCGTCTCCTCCGGCTTCTTCGCTGGCGCTGCcacctcccctctgctccccaccaGCGCCTCAGCTAGacctctcctccccttctccacgGGGCCCGGCAGCCCTCTCTTCCAGCCACCTGCCTTCCAGCCCCAGGGCAGCCCCATGCAGGGGCCCGAGCTCTCCCTGACCAGTGTCCACGTCCCCCTGGAGTCTATCAAGCCTA GAGTGTCCTCCAGGACGGCCTGA